In Helianthus annuus cultivar XRQ/B chromosome 9, HanXRQr2.0-SUNRISE, whole genome shotgun sequence, the following are encoded in one genomic region:
- the LOC110875194 gene encoding LRR receptor-like serine/threonine-protein kinase ERL2 produces MEIADCWLFGQIPIWLMSLTNLELIDLSENNINGKIPGWLQYLPNLFYLDLGDNLLSGGLPVELTRLPALASHQVLDQVKNDNFELPVFLVPLNASNWQYNCPASFRPTLNLSYNNLSGDIPVEIGNMKSIQVLDLSNNYFSGTIPSSISNLTNLEILELSHNLLSGEIPTSLTILNFLSDFNVSYNNLQGSVKKMAGDKKTEEGNTIVPVSSQGSSSISLQCPKLTDTNYTSWAILVETILRANGLWEAIDPVTGATVEDKKNYTTKAIIFQSLPEDVLLLVAKHKYAKDVWDSIKVRYLGADRVQKARLSILRSDLEKLKMKESETLDEYAGKISGIEAKFKNLGSTLEDATMVRKLLNSVPRKYMQIVASIEQYSDVDTMPFEEAVGRLKTYEERLKSHDDEENDQGQLLLTKEDWEERTRRGDFDQPGQGRGRGQGRGRGYGRGRGGRFQSNEDRKDQGWYRDKRNIKCYNCQEYGHYASECPKKETKEEEANLIRDEDEPTLL; encoded by the exons ATGGAAATCGCTGATTGCTGGTTGTTTGGTCAAATTCCAATTTGGCTGATGTCACTAACAAACCTTGAGCTTATCGACCTCTCCGAGAATAACATCAATGGCAAAATTCCTGGATGGTTACAATATCTTCCAAATCTTTTTTATCTCGATTTAGGTGACAATTTACTCTCAGGAGGTTTGCCTGTAGAGCTTACAAGACTTCCAGCACTTGCATCACATCAAGTTCTGGATCAAGTAAAAAATGATAACTTTGAATTACCTGTGTTCCTTGTACCACTAAATGCTTCCAATTGGCAGTATAATTGTCCAGCCTCCTTCCGCCCTACGCTGAACCTTTCTTACAATAACCTAAGTGGAGACATACCAGTTGAGATCGGCAATATGAAGTCTATTCAAGTTCTTGATCTGAGTAATAACTATTTCTCTGGCACCATTCCGAGTTCAATTTCAAACCTCACAAATCTGGAAATATTAGAGCTCTCTCACAATCTTTTATCTGGTGAGATCCCAACGTCCCTTACAATCTTGAACTTTTTGTCTGATTTCAATGTTTCATACAACAATCTGCAAGGTTCA GTAAAGAAAATGGCCGGTGATAAGAAAACGGAAGAAGGTAATACGATTGTACCCGTAAGTAGCCAAGGTAGCAGTAGCATATCGTTGCAATGTCCGAAATTGACGGACACAAATTACACTTCGTGGGCGATTTTGGTCGAAACAATCCTACGGGCAAACGGTCTTTGGGAAGCGATAGATCCGGTCACTGGAGCTACTGTGGAAGACAAGAAAAATTACACAACTAAAGCCATAATTTTTCAGTCTTTACCGGAGGATGTTTTGCTTCTGGTCGCAAAACACAAGTATGCAAAGGACGTGTGGGATTCAATCAAGGTTCGTTATCTAGGGGCTGATAGAGTTCAGAAAGCTCGGCTATCAATTTTAAGAAGCGATTTGGAAAAGCTGAAAATGAAGGAGAGTGAGACACTAGACGAGTATGCGGGAAAGATAAGCGGGATTGAAGCGAAGTTCAAGAACTTAGGATCGACTCTTGAAGACGCAACTATGGTAAGAAAGTTGTTAAATTCCGTTCCTAGGAAATATATGCAGATCGTGGCGTCTATTGAGCAGTACTCGGATGTCGATACGATGCCGTTTGAAGAGGCGGTCGGGCGATTGAAGACGTACGAAGAAAGGCTTAAATCCCATGATGACGAAGAAAATGATCAAGGCCAATTATTGCTTACAAAGGAAGATTGGGAGGAAAGAACTAGGCGGGGTGATTTTGATCAACCCGGACAAGGACGTGGTCGTGGTCAAGGTAGAGGTCGCGGTTATGGTAGAGGTCGAGGTGGTCGGTTCCAAAGCAATGAAGACCGAAAGGATCAAGGTTGGTATAGAGACAAGCGAAACATCAAATGTTATAATTGTCAAGAATACGGACATTATGCGAGCGAGTGTCCTAAGAAGgaaacaaaagaagaagaagCGAATTTGATTCGAGACGAAGATGAACCGACATTGCTTTGA